The Vallitalea longa sequence AGAACTTACTATTTGAAACACCTCCCCAAGTGGAATTAGCAAAATTAGTTAATACTCTAAAGACTGTTTCTTCAAGACTTATTAGGAAAAAACATAGTGAATATTTAAAAGAATATTACTGGAAACCCGTATTTTGGAGTAGAAGTTATTACATTTTAACAACTGGAGGAGCAACAATAGAAATGATTGAGAAATATATTCGCTCTCAAGCAGGAGTTAAAGATTAAAAACCGTTCCGATTCATCTCCCTCCTAGTTAGAGGAGGGGGTTTTCTCGAA is a genomic window containing:
- the tnpA gene encoding IS200/IS605 family transposase → NLLFETPPQVELAKLVNTLKTVSSRLIRKKHSEYLKEYYWKPVFWSRSYYILTTGGATIEMIEKYIRSQAGVKD